In Halomonas alkalicola, the following proteins share a genomic window:
- a CDS encoding DNA topoisomerase III — protein MRLFLCEKPSQARDIARVIGAGQRSEGFLKGEGCVVTWGFGHLLEQAPPEQYDPALKRWSLEALPILPSTWKMEIKKSGRKQFGVVKKLLGQATEVVVATDADREGETIAREILDHCGYRGKVTRLWLSALDDASIRKALAGIRPGEATYPLYLAGLGRSRADWLVGMNLTRAYTVLAQRQGHQGVLSVGRVQTPALRLVVDRDREIANFVPQPFWEVVAHLQASGGTFQAKWQPSDASIQDAAGRCVSEEAARSLAQRVTGQQGGVSHLETSRKKEAAPLVMDLSSLQQEASRRFGYGAQQVLDIAQALYEVHKATSYPRTDCRYLPESQRDDAERIVTMLLHSDEVLSPLRQRLDTSRKSRVWNDSKITAHHGIIPTAACDLAKLSDDERNVYDLIRRHYLAQFLPAHEYDRTEVRVDLEGEAFVASGRQVRVEGWRELFPRAAVGDGGDEEREAPPLPSLSEGECCQARQLEVLAKQTTPPKPFTEGTLVAAMKHAARFVTDERLKARLKETAGIGTEATRAGIIETLLKRGFIKRQKRALVSTPTGQKLIDALPTVITNPGMTALWEQALDDVAAGRLALQEFMGRQAGMVEKLVQHARESTVTMPQSKSKTPGKGAGSRRKASSS, from the coding sequence ATGCGTCTATTCCTGTGCGAGAAGCCTTCGCAGGCCCGAGATATTGCCCGCGTGATTGGTGCCGGCCAGCGCAGCGAGGGCTTCTTGAAGGGCGAGGGGTGTGTCGTGACCTGGGGGTTCGGGCACCTGCTCGAGCAGGCTCCGCCGGAGCAGTACGATCCAGCGCTCAAGCGCTGGTCGCTGGAAGCGCTGCCGATTCTGCCTTCTACCTGGAAGATGGAAATCAAGAAGAGCGGCCGCAAGCAGTTCGGTGTCGTGAAGAAGCTGCTGGGCCAGGCGACCGAGGTGGTAGTGGCCACCGATGCCGACCGGGAAGGGGAAACCATCGCCCGCGAAATCTTGGATCACTGCGGCTATCGGGGGAAGGTCACCCGCTTGTGGCTCTCGGCCCTGGATGATGCCTCGATCCGCAAGGCCCTGGCCGGCATCAGGCCCGGCGAGGCGACCTACCCGCTATATCTGGCTGGCCTTGGGCGTAGCCGGGCCGATTGGCTGGTCGGGATGAATCTGACCCGGGCCTATACGGTGCTGGCTCAGCGACAGGGCCATCAGGGAGTGCTCTCGGTGGGACGTGTACAGACGCCTGCACTGCGGCTGGTCGTGGATCGCGACCGGGAGATTGCCAACTTCGTTCCCCAGCCCTTCTGGGAAGTCGTGGCGCATCTGCAGGCGTCGGGCGGGACCTTTCAGGCGAAGTGGCAACCGAGTGATGCCTCGATCCAGGATGCCGCGGGGCGCTGCGTCAGCGAGGAAGCCGCCCGGTCATTGGCTCAGCGAGTCACCGGGCAGCAGGGGGGTGTCAGCCACCTCGAGACGAGCCGCAAGAAGGAGGCGGCGCCACTGGTGATGGATCTCTCATCGCTGCAGCAGGAGGCGTCGCGCCGCTTTGGTTACGGTGCCCAGCAGGTATTGGATATCGCCCAGGCGCTCTACGAAGTCCACAAGGCGACCAGCTACCCGCGAACCGACTGTCGGTATCTGCCGGAGTCGCAGCGCGATGATGCCGAGCGCATCGTGACGATGCTGCTGCATTCGGATGAGGTGCTGTCACCGCTTCGCCAGCGGCTGGACACGAGCCGCAAGAGCCGTGTCTGGAACGACAGCAAGATTACCGCCCACCACGGCATCATCCCGACCGCGGCCTGCGACCTGGCCAAGTTGAGCGATGACGAGCGCAACGTCTACGACCTGATTCGTCGCCACTACCTGGCCCAGTTTCTGCCGGCTCACGAGTACGATCGGACCGAGGTGCGGGTAGACCTGGAGGGCGAAGCGTTTGTGGCCTCAGGGCGGCAGGTGCGTGTGGAAGGGTGGCGCGAACTCTTTCCCCGGGCGGCGGTTGGAGATGGCGGCGACGAGGAACGGGAAGCGCCCCCGCTGCCGTCGCTGAGCGAGGGGGAGTGCTGCCAGGCCCGTCAGCTTGAGGTGCTGGCCAAACAAACGACACCGCCCAAGCCCTTCACCGAGGGCACCCTGGTCGCCGCCATGAAGCATGCCGCTCGGTTCGTGACAGACGAGCGACTGAAGGCGCGTCTCAAGGAGACGGCAGGGATCGGCACCGAGGCAACGCGAGCCGGCATCATCGAGACCCTGCTGAAGCGGGGCTTCATCAAGCGGCAGAAGCGGGCCCTGGTTTCGACGCCGACCGGCCAGAAGCTGATCGATGCGCTGCCTACCGTCATCACCAATCCCGGCATGACGGCGCTCTGGGAACAGGCGTTGGATGACGTCGCGGCAGGGCGCCTGGCGCTGCAGGAGTTCATGGGCCGTCAGGCCGGGATGGTAGAGAAGCTGGTGCAGCATGCGCGAGAGTCCACGGTGACGATGCCTCAGTCGAAGAGCAAGACGCCAGGAAAAGGCGCCGGCAGCCGGCGCAAGGCGTCATCATCTTGA
- a CDS encoding putative motility protein, with protein MDSAVNSAVSQALVLQQAQAAQQVQMQVFKEALDIQKDQVAALMESAAADPQLASSGNLGTLINTYA; from the coding sequence ATGGATTCCGCCGTCAACAGCGCAGTGAGTCAGGCCCTGGTACTGCAGCAAGCGCAGGCTGCCCAGCAGGTCCAGATGCAGGTGTTCAAGGAAGCCCTCGATATTCAGAAAGATCAGGTCGCTGCTCTGATGGAGTCGGCCGCCGCAGACCCGCAGCTGGCCAGTAGCGGCAACCTGGGTACCCTGATCAATACTTACGCCTAG
- a CDS encoding single-stranded DNA-binding protein, with protein sequence MGTRFYGEGNIGSDPEVRTFPVRENQPPRTLLRLNVRFDNLVPKDGEIVDRGGFWADVEWWHRDAERWSRLYQRGMRIVVVGKMVQDSWEQSGETRTAFKVQADRVAILPHRVAQVIMDAPHSHQQPAEQYASGPGASQEGYGG encoded by the coding sequence ATGGGCACCCGCTTTTACGGTGAGGGAAATATCGGCAGCGATCCGGAGGTTCGGACATTCCCCGTGCGTGAGAACCAGCCGCCCCGCACGCTGCTCAGGCTAAACGTGCGATTCGATAACCTGGTCCCCAAGGATGGAGAGATCGTGGATCGTGGTGGCTTCTGGGCCGATGTGGAGTGGTGGCACCGTGATGCCGAGCGCTGGTCCCGACTGTACCAGCGGGGCATGCGGATTGTGGTAGTGGGCAAGATGGTTCAGGACAGCTGGGAGCAGAGCGGCGAGACGCGAACGGCGTTCAAGGTGCAGGCAGACCGGGTCGCTATCTTGCCTCACCGGGTGGCTCAGGTAATCATGGATGCCCCCCATAGCCATCAACAGCCGGCTGAGCAGTATGCCAGCGGCCCGGGAGCCAGCCAGGAAGGCTACGGGGGCTAG
- a CDS encoding IS256 family transposase produces the protein MTDSTLQAVTQPDAGATDPLHELLRKGARDLIAKAVEAELSTFLELYADKTLEDGRRAVVRNGYLPERTVQTGIGDVEIKVPRVRDRSGDGVTFSSVLLPPYLKRARSIDELIPWLYLKGVSTGDYQEALSALLGDQAKGLSANTVSRLKKQWEDEHADWQKRDLAEQRYVYWWADGVYSNVRMDDRLCLLVIIGVTEQGRKELVAVEDGQRESEASWKELLTGLRERGLTTAPKLAVGDGAMGFWAALSKVYPETDHQRCWVHKTANILNKLPKSVQPKVKADLHEIWMAETRDEAHKAFDRTVKRFEAKYPRAMECLAKDREELLAFYDYPAEHWVHIRTTNPIESTFATVRLRSKRSRNCGSRATTLAMVFKLLQSAQKRWKRIKGFNKLELVVNNVQFQDGEPLTDQSDRSAA, from the coding sequence ATGACCGATTCTACTCTCCAAGCCGTGACGCAGCCAGACGCAGGTGCCACCGATCCGCTGCATGAACTGCTGCGTAAGGGAGCCCGAGACCTGATCGCCAAGGCCGTGGAGGCGGAGTTGAGCACGTTTCTGGAGCTATATGCCGACAAGACGCTGGAAGACGGCCGTCGAGCCGTCGTCCGCAACGGCTACCTGCCGGAGCGCACCGTGCAGACCGGTATCGGCGATGTCGAGATCAAGGTGCCCCGGGTCCGTGACCGCAGTGGCGACGGGGTGACCTTCAGCAGCGTGCTGCTGCCGCCCTACCTGAAGCGGGCCCGCAGTATCGATGAGCTGATCCCCTGGCTCTACCTGAAGGGAGTCTCCACCGGCGATTACCAGGAGGCCCTGTCGGCCCTGCTGGGTGACCAGGCCAAGGGTCTCTCGGCCAACACCGTGTCGCGGCTCAAGAAGCAGTGGGAGGACGAGCATGCCGACTGGCAAAAGCGTGACCTGGCAGAGCAGCGCTATGTCTACTGGTGGGCGGACGGCGTGTACAGCAACGTGCGCATGGATGACCGCCTGTGCCTGTTGGTGATCATCGGCGTCACCGAGCAGGGTCGCAAGGAGCTGGTGGCTGTCGAGGATGGGCAACGCGAGTCGGAGGCCAGCTGGAAAGAGCTGCTCACGGGTCTACGCGAGCGCGGACTGACCACTGCCCCCAAGCTGGCGGTCGGCGACGGCGCCATGGGCTTCTGGGCTGCACTGAGCAAGGTCTATCCGGAGACCGATCACCAGCGTTGCTGGGTCCACAAGACCGCCAACATACTGAATAAGCTGCCGAAATCCGTGCAGCCCAAGGTCAAGGCCGACCTTCACGAGATCTGGATGGCCGAGACCCGCGATGAGGCACACAAGGCCTTCGATCGCACCGTGAAACGCTTCGAGGCCAAGTACCCCAGAGCCATGGAGTGCCTGGCCAAGGATCGGGAGGAGTTGCTGGCGTTCTATGACTACCCGGCAGAGCACTGGGTGCATATCCGCACCACCAACCCGATCGAATCGACCTTCGCCACGGTCCGCCTGCGGAGCAAGCGGAGCCGGAATTGCGGCTCCAGAGCGACGACCCTGGCGATGGTCTTCAAGCTGCTTCAGAGCGCCCAGAAGCGCTGGAAGCGGATCAAGGGGTTCAACAAGCTGGAGCTGGTCGTGAACAACGTCCAGTTCCAGGATGGCGAGCCCTTGACCGATCAGTCAGACAGGTCTGCCGCCTGA
- a CDS encoding PFL_4669 family integrating conjugative element protein: MAVDRLGALRSKIELTLHTHHAARIWKGRGVETGRPQIIGMRQFLLICGAIKQNAAKDDPYADHWLLQLDAKLAETRAQLDQRLQELDNLLAQLPPELDVEENLNQQPLKIPVYTGGQHGWLALRLLIDFDRFVRRVMLAHHIALIGRRQMEEYVRVGGHLLRSLCASTQKYPGFSGATRDDFAANNAKARDAIEKFGALPDDVLSGKRRSEFAPPIAKPAEAARAGSDGESKGDSPPSAGEPGDAPST, encoded by the coding sequence ATGGCCGTTGATCGCCTGGGAGCACTGCGCAGCAAGATCGAGCTGACGCTACACACCCATCACGCAGCACGGATCTGGAAGGGGCGAGGCGTCGAGACAGGGCGTCCGCAGATTATCGGCATGCGGCAGTTTCTGCTGATCTGCGGTGCGATCAAGCAGAACGCCGCCAAGGATGACCCCTATGCGGATCACTGGCTGCTGCAGCTGGATGCCAAGCTCGCCGAGACGCGAGCTCAGCTGGACCAGCGCCTTCAGGAGCTGGATAACCTGCTGGCTCAGCTGCCGCCAGAGCTGGACGTGGAAGAGAATCTCAACCAGCAGCCCCTCAAGATTCCCGTCTATACGGGCGGCCAACACGGCTGGCTCGCTCTGCGCCTGCTGATCGATTTCGACCGCTTCGTCAGGCGCGTCATGCTTGCTCACCATATCGCCCTGATTGGCCGGCGACAGATGGAGGAGTACGTCCGGGTGGGGGGTCACCTCCTGCGCAGCCTGTGCGCGAGCACCCAGAAGTACCCCGGCTTCAGCGGTGCCACCCGGGATGACTTTGCCGCCAACAATGCCAAGGCTCGAGACGCCATCGAGAAGTTCGGCGCACTCCCTGACGATGTGCTCTCCGGCAAGCGGCGCAGCGAGTTTGCACCGCCGATTGCCAAGCCAGCTGAGGCCGCGAGGGCCGGCAGCGACGGCGAGTCGAAAGGAGACTCACCGCCTTCCGCTGGGGAGCCAGGAGACGCTCCCTCGACGTGA
- a CDS encoding STY4528 family pathogenicity island replication protein, whose translation MVQLRDATRKGLDRLIGQAASELTQRRGESPASSVVNGEVGQSGEAASSGLDGLLFFGNPHETVPRSLLLDPRLGHVDKLGWQMMRMLVNPDRTTAVPTYDELQPLLRGAPGQKASRATVARVIAVLRLTRWVSLGHRARNAQNGRIIGNVYILHDEPLSPAEASVLDADYVEYVCRCLDHQNKVVKAVAAMVLEELQEAGALHELPTRLDTMASRSRQARSRSPVRHDAAQFSTVTDQKNQGRQPSSHREPGRVHRENSPGFQREPSLKSKAYRAVEAVLDENSGSSSRTVRTSHCVKPTGTSAVNLHWPACLSMDESERQATQLLMAELAGDTQQAILDEAAGRVSGGSVRNPKGFLRGLIKRAIGGEFVATGYAQAQAERRAGRAPQGASAAAERPAARSVPPSSPRTAEPSIAEPSTTSPEEDQAAREQCLRSLGLWPSAGKNPLSGH comes from the coding sequence ATTGGCCAGGCGGCTTCCGAGCTGACCCAGCGCCGGGGCGAGTCCCCGGCGTCCTCCGTTGTGAACGGTGAGGTTGGGCAGTCTGGAGAAGCCGCATCCTCGGGCCTCGATGGCCTGCTGTTCTTCGGGAACCCCCATGAGACCGTGCCGCGGTCGTTGCTGCTGGATCCGCGCCTCGGGCACGTTGACAAGCTTGGCTGGCAGATGATGCGCATGCTGGTCAATCCGGACCGAACCACCGCGGTGCCGACCTACGACGAACTGCAGCCCTTGCTGCGGGGGGCGCCGGGCCAGAAGGCGTCGCGGGCCACGGTCGCCCGGGTTATCGCTGTGCTTCGCCTGACCCGCTGGGTCAGCCTCGGGCACCGGGCGCGCAACGCGCAGAACGGCCGCATTATCGGCAACGTCTATATCCTGCACGACGAGCCGCTTTCGCCCGCTGAAGCTTCGGTGCTGGATGCCGACTACGTTGAGTATGTGTGTCGCTGCCTTGATCACCAGAACAAGGTGGTCAAGGCCGTCGCTGCCATGGTGCTCGAGGAGCTCCAGGAAGCCGGTGCCCTGCATGAGCTGCCGACGCGTCTCGATACCATGGCCTCTCGCTCCCGGCAGGCCCGGAGCCGGTCGCCTGTCAGGCATGACGCTGCCCAGTTCTCTACCGTGACTGACCAGAAGAACCAGGGCAGGCAGCCGAGTTCTCATCGAGAACCCGGCCGAGTGCATCGAGAGAACTCCCCTGGTTTTCAGAGAGAACCAAGCCTGAAATCAAAGGCTTATCGGGCTGTCGAGGCAGTTCTCGATGAAAACTCGGGCAGTTCTTCCCGTACAGTACGTACTTCACACTGTGTAAAACCTACAGGTACCTCAGCCGTGAACCTGCACTGGCCGGCATGTCTCTCGATGGATGAGAGCGAACGCCAGGCGACTCAGCTGCTGATGGCGGAGCTGGCCGGCGACACCCAGCAGGCGATTCTCGACGAGGCGGCAGGGCGCGTGAGCGGTGGCTCGGTGCGAAACCCCAAGGGCTTCCTGCGAGGGCTGATCAAGCGAGCCATCGGTGGCGAGTTCGTGGCAACCGGCTACGCCCAGGCTCAGGCGGAGCGCCGGGCGGGGAGGGCGCCCCAGGGGGCTTCCGCCGCCGCCGAGCGGCCGGCAGCTCGAAGCGTACCGCCGTCCTCCCCCCGGACAGCGGAGCCGTCGATTGCCGAGCCGAGCACCACCTCGCCCGAGGAAGACCAAGCCGCCCGAGAGCAGTGTCTGCGCTCGCTGGGGTTGTGGCCATCGGCCGGGAAAAACCCACTCAGCGGCCATTAA